One Phaseolus vulgaris cultivar G19833 chromosome 4, P. vulgaris v2.0, whole genome shotgun sequence DNA window includes the following coding sequences:
- the LOC137837387 gene encoding cell division cycle 20.1, cofactor of APC complex-like isoform X2 yields the protein METGFFNSSPIIKTRSRYPLQQQFIHRKNSKENLDRFIPNRSAMDFDYAHCMLTERNKESLNLNRTRILAFKNKPPERHDLIPSQFSTLIQDNKPAKPRRVIPQTSEKTLDAPDLLDDYYLNLLDWGSRNVLAIALGNTVYLWNETNRSTSELVTVDDEDGPVTSVSWAPDGQHIAVGLNNSEVQLWDTASYIQLRTLRGGHRQRVGSLAWNNHILTTGGMDGIIVNNDVRVRSHIVDTYRGHSQEVCGLKWSASGSQLASGGNDNLLYIWDRARASSNRETQWLHRLEDHASAVKAIAWCPFQANLVASGGGSGDQCIKFWNTHTGACLNSVDTGSQVTSLLWNKNERELLSSHGHAGNQLTLWKYPSMVKMAELTGHTSRVLSMTQSPEGCTVASAAADETLRLWNVFGGPEKAAKAKPRARTEPFGHVNGLR from the exons TTGGACAGATTCATACCAAATAGGTCGGCAATGGACTTTGATTATGCTCACTGCATGCTTACTGAGAGGAACAAAG AATCTTTAAACTTGAACCGGACCAGAATTCTTGCCTTCAAGAACAAGCCACCAGAGCGACATGACTTGATCCCTTCTCAGTTCTCCACTCTTATCCAGGATAATAAACCAGCCAAGCCCAGACGAGTTATTCCTCAG ACTTCCGAGAAGACTTTGGATGCTCCAGATCTTCTTGATGACTATTATCTGAATTTACTAGACTGGGGAAGTAGAAATGTTCTTGCAATTGCTCTTGGAAACACAGTGTACTTGTGGAATGAAACAAACCGTTCTACCTCAGAACTTGTCACAGTTGATGATGAAGATGGCCCTGTCACATCCGTTAGCTGGGCTCCTGATGGACAGCATATTGCTGTTGGTTTGAACAACTCTGAAGTGCAACTATGGGATACAGCTTCGTATATACAG TTGAGAACTTTGAGAGGGGGGCACAGGCAGCGAGTTGGGTCTTTGGCATGGAACAATCACATACTCACAACTGGGGGGATGGATGGTATAATTGTCAACAACGACGTAAGAGTTAGATCGCATATTGTTGACACCTACAGAGGGCATTCGCAAGAGGTTTGTGGGCTGAAATGGTCAGCTTCTGGATCGCAGTTAGCCAGTGGAGGGAATGACAATCTACTTTATATATGGGACAGAGCTAGAGCTTCTTCTAATAGGGAAACACAGTGGCTTCACAGGCTTGAAGATCACGCATCTGCTGTTAAAGCCATTGCTTGGTGCCCCTTCCAAGCAAATTTGGTAGCTTCTGGTGGAGGCAGTGGCGATCAGTGCATCAAGTTTTGGAATACTCACACAGGTGCATGCTTGAACTCAGTTGACACTGGTTCTCAGGTGACTTCTTTGCTTTGGAACAAGAATGAGAGGGAGTTGCTCAGCTCTCATGGTCATGCCGGAAATCAGTTAACACTTTGGAAATATCCTTCAATGGTCAAGATGGCAGAGCTCACCGGTCATACTTCAAGAGTTCTTTCCATGACTCAA AGTCCTGAAGGTTGCACTGTAGCATCAGCAGCGGCAGATGAAACATTGAGGTTGTGGAATGTGTTTGGAGGCCCAGAGAAAGCAGCTAAAGCTAAACCAAGAGCTAGAACTGAGCCATTTGGGCATGTGAATGGTTTACGATAG
- the LOC137837387 gene encoding cell division cycle 20.2, cofactor of APC complex-like isoform X1, whose product METGFFNSSPIIKTRSRYPLQQQFIHRKNSKENLDRFIPNRSAMDFDYAHCMLTERNKGKENPIASSPSREAYRKQLAESLNLNRTRILAFKNKPPERHDLIPSQFSTLIQDNKPAKPRRVIPQTSEKTLDAPDLLDDYYLNLLDWGSRNVLAIALGNTVYLWNETNRSTSELVTVDDEDGPVTSVSWAPDGQHIAVGLNNSEVQLWDTASYIQLRTLRGGHRQRVGSLAWNNHILTTGGMDGIIVNNDVRVRSHIVDTYRGHSQEVCGLKWSASGSQLASGGNDNLLYIWDRARASSNRETQWLHRLEDHASAVKAIAWCPFQANLVASGGGSGDQCIKFWNTHTGACLNSVDTGSQVTSLLWNKNERELLSSHGHAGNQLTLWKYPSMVKMAELTGHTSRVLSMTQSPEGCTVASAAADETLRLWNVFGGPEKAAKAKPRARTEPFGHVNGLR is encoded by the exons TTGGACAGATTCATACCAAATAGGTCGGCAATGGACTTTGATTATGCTCACTGCATGCTTACTGAGAGGAACAAAGGTAAGGAAAATCCAATTGCTAGTTCCCCATCTAGAGAGGCTTACAGGAAGCAGCTTGCAGAATCTTTAAACTTGAACCGGACCAGAATTCTTGCCTTCAAGAACAAGCCACCAGAGCGACATGACTTGATCCCTTCTCAGTTCTCCACTCTTATCCAGGATAATAAACCAGCCAAGCCCAGACGAGTTATTCCTCAG ACTTCCGAGAAGACTTTGGATGCTCCAGATCTTCTTGATGACTATTATCTGAATTTACTAGACTGGGGAAGTAGAAATGTTCTTGCAATTGCTCTTGGAAACACAGTGTACTTGTGGAATGAAACAAACCGTTCTACCTCAGAACTTGTCACAGTTGATGATGAAGATGGCCCTGTCACATCCGTTAGCTGGGCTCCTGATGGACAGCATATTGCTGTTGGTTTGAACAACTCTGAAGTGCAACTATGGGATACAGCTTCGTATATACAG TTGAGAACTTTGAGAGGGGGGCACAGGCAGCGAGTTGGGTCTTTGGCATGGAACAATCACATACTCACAACTGGGGGGATGGATGGTATAATTGTCAACAACGACGTAAGAGTTAGATCGCATATTGTTGACACCTACAGAGGGCATTCGCAAGAGGTTTGTGGGCTGAAATGGTCAGCTTCTGGATCGCAGTTAGCCAGTGGAGGGAATGACAATCTACTTTATATATGGGACAGAGCTAGAGCTTCTTCTAATAGGGAAACACAGTGGCTTCACAGGCTTGAAGATCACGCATCTGCTGTTAAAGCCATTGCTTGGTGCCCCTTCCAAGCAAATTTGGTAGCTTCTGGTGGAGGCAGTGGCGATCAGTGCATCAAGTTTTGGAATACTCACACAGGTGCATGCTTGAACTCAGTTGACACTGGTTCTCAGGTGACTTCTTTGCTTTGGAACAAGAATGAGAGGGAGTTGCTCAGCTCTCATGGTCATGCCGGAAATCAGTTAACACTTTGGAAATATCCTTCAATGGTCAAGATGGCAGAGCTCACCGGTCATACTTCAAGAGTTCTTTCCATGACTCAA AGTCCTGAAGGTTGCACTGTAGCATCAGCAGCGGCAGATGAAACATTGAGGTTGTGGAATGTGTTTGGAGGCCCAGAGAAAGCAGCTAAAGCTAAACCAAGAGCTAGAACTGAGCCATTTGGGCATGTGAATGGTTTACGATAG